The following DNA comes from Janthinobacterium sp. TB1-E2.
AGCGCCCTGCGCGGCATGCTGCGTCCGCTGCTGGTGTCCGATACCCTCACCTTGACCTTCATCGACCCCGACCCGGCGCTGCACATCCACACGGATGAAGGCAAGCTGTCGCAAATCCTGCGCAACTTCATCTCCAACGCCCTCAAATTCACCGAGGCCGGCGCCATCGTCGTCAGTGCCACGCCCTTGCCGGAGCAGGACGCCATCCGCTTTTCCGTCTCCGACACGGGCCTGGGCATCGATGCCGAAGACGTGCAGCTGATCTTCGAGGAATTCAGCCAGGTGGAAAACCACATGCAGCGCAAGGTCAAGGGCACGGGCCTGGGCCTGCCCCTGTGCCGCAACCTGGCCACCCTGCTCAATGGCACGGTGTCCGTGGAAAGCACACCGGGCCACGGTTCGCTGTTTTCCGTCGTCCTGCCCACCAGCTACCATGCGCCCGAAGGCAGCCTGCCGCCCAGCGCGCCGGCCAACGACAATGGCAACGACCAGCGCATCGGCGTGCTCGTGGTGGAAGACAATCCGCCCGTGCGCCTGCTGTATGAAAAATTTTTGGCCGGCAGCGAATTTCGCGTCGTTCCCGCGCGCAGCGTGCGCGAGGCGCAGGAGCGCTGGGAACAGCAGCGCCCCGCCGCCGTCATCCTCGACATCCTGCTGCACGGCGAAACGGCCTGGCATTGGCTGGCCGAGCTGAAAAACGACCCGCTGCGGCGCCAGGTACCTGTCATCGTCGCCACCGAGATCGACGACGTGCGCAAGGGACTGGCCCTGGGCGCCGAGGCCTACTACATCAAGCCGCTGTCGCGCCAGCAATTGCTGGCGACCCTGCGCGCGCTGATCGGCAATACACATCACCGGCAAGAGCCGGCTCCGCCGCAAGGCACAACCACATGGGACAATGCGCATGCTACCGGATAACAACAGCGATGCTCTGATCCTGAACGTCGATGACAGCGACGGCGCACGCTACGCCAAATCGCGCATCCTCAAACGCGCCGGCTTCAAGGTCATCGAAGCCTCGAATGGGGGCGACGCGCTGCTGCGCGCCCGCCAGGACCGCCCCAACCTGATCCTCCTCGACGTCAAGCTGCCCGACATCAACGGCCTGGAAGTGTGCCGCCAGCTGAAGGGCGGCGCCGAGACGAACACCATCCTGGTGCTGCAGACGTCCGCTTCCTGCATCGGCACGGCCGACAAGATCCGCGCCCTCGATGGCGGCGCCGACAATTACCTGGTCGAGCCGATCGAGGCCGATGAACTGATCGCCAACGTCAAGGCGCTGCTGCGGCTGGGACGGGTCGAGCGCGCGCTGCGTGACGTGGACCGCCGCAAGGATGAATTTCTGGCCACCCTGGCGCACGAATTGCGCAACCCGCTGGGCCCCATCCGCACGGCACTGGCCCTGCTGTGCAAGCTCGACCCCGTCGTGCCGGCCGTGCAGGACAACGCACGCCGCACCATCGGCCGCCACACCGACCACCTGGTGCGCCTGGTAGACGACCTGCTCGACGTGTCGCGCATCTCGCAGGGCAAAATCTCGCTGCAATGGGAAAGCGTGAGCCTGGCCAGCGTCATCCGCAGCGCGCTGGAGACGAGCTCGCACAGCGTCGAAGCGCGCGGCCATGCGCTGGACGTGAACCTGCCCAAGGAAGAGCTGTGGGTCTGCGGCGACGCCGTGCGCCTGTCGCAGATCGTCGCCAACCTGCTGCTCAACGCGGCCAAGTTCACGGCGCCGGGCGGGCGCATCGCCATCACCGCCGTGCGCGAAGGCGACAACGTGCGCATCCGCCTGAGCGACAACGGCATCGGCATCGCCGCCGCCAGCATCGACAGCATCTTCGGCCTGTTCGAGCAGAGCGGCCACTCGCCCGACCGGGTGCAGGACGGCCTGGGTATCGGCCTGTCGCTGGTGCGCAACCTGGTGACCTTGCACGGCGGCCAGGTCAGCGTGCACAGCCCCGGCGTGGGACTGGGCAGCACCTTCGAAGTCATCCTGCCGCTCGACGCCAACCTGCCGCAGCCGGCCGCGCCAGCGCCGGAGGCGGCCGCCGGCGGCAGCCAGCGCATCCTCGTCGTCGACGACAACTGCGATGCGGCCGACACCCTGGCCGAACTGCTGGAAATGTACGGCCACACGGTGCGCACGGCCTACACGGGCACGCAAGCGACCGAGCGCACCCTGGAATTCAAGCCCGACATCGTCTTTCTCGACATCGGCCTGCCCGACATGAGCGGCTACGACGTGGCCATCAAAATGCGCCAGCTGCCGATACCGCAGCAATTCCTGCTCGTCGCGCTGACCGGCTATGGCCAGGAACACGACCGGCAGGCGGCCCTGGCGTCGGGTTTCAACGAACACTTCGCCAAGCCCGTCGATTTTGGCAAGCTGGCCATGCTGGGATTGCATATCGCACCGTGAGCGCGGTGGCGGCTGCGTGTTGCCAGGGCGTCCGCTATAATCGGCGGCCGCCTCACCTCTGGAACCATGACATGAAAACCCGCACGCCGCTGCTGCGCATCACCATGATACTGGGCGCCCTGCACGCCCTGCTGGGCTGGCTGCTGCTGCCTGCCCTGCCCGTCGGCCTGGCCGGCTGGCTGCTGGGCGGCGCCGTCTTACTGGCCTCGACCATGCTGATGCCGATGACCATCTTCGCCCGCGCCGTCACCAACGATGGGCGCCTGGCCGACCGCTTGAGCTGGGCCGGCTCGCTGTGCATGGGCTTTTTTTCCTCGCTGTTCGTGCTCACGGTGCTGCGCGAGCTGCTGATGCTGATTCCCGCCACCCGACCGCACGCGCAGGCGTCCGCCGTGGCCGTCCTCGTTCTGGCGCTGCTGGCCACCGCCGTCGGCTACCTCAACGCCCGCAGGGTGGCGCGCGTGCGCGAGGTCGACGTGCCCATCGCCGGCCTACCGGCCGCCTTGCAGGGTTTGACCATCGTGCAACTGAGCGACATCCACGTGGGCGCCACCATCAAGCGCGCCTACGTGGAAGCCATTGTCGCGCGCGCCAACGGCCTGCGGGCCGACATCATCGCCATCACGGGCGACGTGGTCGACGGCACGGTGGCGCAACTGGCCAGCCACACGGCGCCGCTGGGCGAGCTGCGCGCGCGCCATGGCGTCTTCCTCGTGACGGGCAACCACGAATACTATTCGGGCGCCGCGCCGTGGGTGGCGGAGTTCCGCCGCCTGGGCTTGCGCGTACTGATGAACGAGCACACGGTGCTCGAACACGACGGCGCACGCCTGGCCCTGGCCGGCGTCACCGATTTCAACGCGGCCAGTTTCGACCCTGCCCAGAAAAGCGACCCGCAAGCGGCCATCTCCGGCGCACCCGCCGATATCCCCCGCATTCTGCTGGCGCACCAGCCGCGCAGCGCGCCCGGGGCCGAAGCGGCCGGCTACGATCTGCAACTGTCGGGCCACACGCACGGCGGACAATTCTGGCCCTGGAATCTGTTCGTGCCGCTGCAGCAGCCGTATGTGGCGGGCCTGCACCGGCAAGGCCGCTTGTGGATTTATGTGAGCCGCGGCACCGGTTACTGGGGCCCGCCGAAACGCATCGGCGCGCCGGCGGAGATTACGCGGCTCAGGCTGGTGGCGGCGTAATTCGGCTTTGCAGCAGGCATTGCGTTGGAGGTAGTCGTCAAAAAACATCGCATCACAAATCGCCACCTATGCCAAAGATGCGGAATATTCCCTGATCAGAAATCCGCCGAGGCTCCACAAACTCCAGCCCCACCATCTCACAATTTTCAAGATAAGAACTCACATACTCAACGATATTCTTCATACCAGGAAAAAGACCATGCTGGCTCACATTCCCAAGCGAAGCCTCAAAAAATCTCCGGTTGCTCGAACATGCCAGCCGAATTAACGGACCAAAGCCATCCACATAAAAATCGTAGCCCAAAAAACCTGGCATCATCGGGTGGGATACTGCCAGAATTATCAATCCATATCAGATCATCTTTTTCCCGCCCACTTTCCGACAAAGATAGAATAGTTTGGACCTCGGATAAATCACGGCATATTCCACAACTATATATCTTGTTGGCAGCGAGTCCGATTTTTCGCCGCAAGTTCACCAGTTCATAGCCAAGCCTTTTGGCAAAGAAAGCAGTATCGAGACTGCGCCACGGATCTCGATCCATTCCGCGATAAATCGCTGTGCCATGAACAGTATCAATACTTCGCAAGCAGTCCCCGTGAATTTCCCCCACATTGACTGGCGCTGAAACAATCAAATATGTAGTGGCGATATCTAACATTTTATCCTTACCTCCAAGATCAATTCCTGCAAGGAAAATTCGGCCATAAGAAAAAATCTTGCGCGTTTCCACAACTCAAAGGGCTCATCCAGGGCAGCTGCTTATTTTCATGCCAGGTTTGAAGGCAGTGCGTGAATCGGGATGGCTTACCCCGTAAGAGAAAACCATGCAGCCAAAGAAGATTATAAAGACGATATAAAACCATTTTGAACGAAAAAAACCATCTCTGACGTAATCATCAGGGACAATATCGATGCCGGCCACAGTATCACTTCTTAACGTGCGGAAGAGCTTATGCGCGCCATACAACTGAAGAAATGTGCCTGCAACCACCCAGCCCCATGAAAATTCAGGGCTTAACTTTCCGCAGCCAGTTGAAAAATGTACATCGATGAATATTGCAATCGCCAATACGGATACAAAAAATATCTTTTTGGTTTTGGACATTTTATTCACCCTTGCTCTGCGCAACTGACCATCCAGCGCTCGAAACGCGCCACCACGGCCGGTGGATTCAATCGTTCCATCGCGCCTTCCACTGCTTCGCTGTCGCTGACCTCGAACAGCAGCACGCAATCGTCGCGCTGCGCGCCCGCACCAAAACAGCCTTCGGCATCGAGCTGCGCCAGCGCCGCGATGCAGGCGTCGAACACGCCGGTGCGGAAGGTGTCGAAATCGACGTCGAACGGCAAATCGCGGTGCGCCTGCAGCAGCAATCGGTAGGCGCTGTCGAAATACGCGACCCCGTCCTCAAACGCCCATTCCGCCGGATTCCACAACATCTCTTCACCGTACTCCGAGGCGGCCAGCGCTTCGCGGCTGTTGGCCGCCGGCCCGATGGTCATGGCACTGTCGTCGCTGACCAGCGCGAAAGCGTCGATGTGCTGGCCGGGATGGGCACGGCGCACGGCCCCAAATGCCAGGCGGGCGGCATCCGCTACCAGTATTCGCAGCAGAGCGAAATCAAAGATGGCCGGATCGATGAGCATGGTGCGCGCCAGGGTATGGCCACCGGCGACAGCTGCATCGCAATGGGACAGATAGGCGGCCTGCGCTTCCGCTATGCTCGCATACTGCGTGCGCGTCTCCTCGCCCCAGGTCATGGCCGCGCCGCTGGCCGTCCACACGGTCGTGCCAAAGACGCGCGCTTCCTGGAAGCGGGCTGGCTGACCGCCATCGAAGGTGTAAAACAGGCTGTAGTTGTCAGGCATGAGAATTTTTCATTGTTTAATCGGGCCGCATCTGCGCGGCGAAATCGCGCTGGCGGAATTGCTCCAGCAGGAAATCGACGAACACACGCGTCTTTGCGGGCAGCAGTTTCTTGCTCGGATAGTACACGGACAGTGGGCCGGAATCGGCATGCCAGCCGGGCAGCAGCCGGACCAGGGCTCCGCTGCGCAAATGGGCCAGCGCATGCGGCATGGGCAGCAGCGCCACGCCGACACCGAGGATGGCCGCCTGCGCCATCGCTTCCGGATCGTCGAAGATGGCGCGCGGGCGGCATTCGGCCACGCCTTCGCCGCCCGCGCCATCGCGCAGTATCCAGCTGCGCAATCGGCCGCTACCGGCCGAGCGGCGCGCCACGCCGTCGAACTGGGCCAGATCCGAAGGGTGCGTGGGCATGGCCTTGCCCCGCATGAAAGCGGGCGATGCCGTGGCGACGATGTGGGCGTGGCCCAGTTCGCGCGCCACCACGCCCGGCGTCAATTCGATGCCACCGCCGATGGCCACGTCAAAACCTTCGCCGATCAAGTCCACTTGCCGGTTGTCGAAATGGCAGTCGGGGATGACACCGGGGTAGCGGGCGATGAAGTCGCCCAGCAGGGGCACCACGTAGCTGCGCCCGAACGATGGTGCCATGCTGATTTTCAGTATGCCGGCCGGCTGGCCGCCCTCTTCGGCCACGCCGGCAATGGCTTCGCGCAAGGTGGACAGGGCGCCGCCTATCTGCTGCAGGAAGCGTTCGCCCCCTTCCGTCAGGGTCAAACGACGCGTGCTGCGCTGGAACAGCCGCAGCCCCAGGCTCGCTTCCAGCCGCGCCACATTCTTGCTGACGGCCGCCGGCGTCAGCCCCAGGCGGCGCGCGGCGGCCGAAAAGCTGCCCAGCTCGGCAGACAGCACGAACGATTGCAAGTGATTGAGGGCTTCCATGCCCCTATTCTACCAGCTCATTTAATACCAATGGTTGAAAGTGATTGTAGGGATTGATGGCTAGCGCGCCAGGAATGAAAGGCAGATACTGAATTCCTCGACTCCTCACTCAGAAAGCACATCATGCAAACCCAAGCCACCACCAGCACCTCCCTGCCACTGCAAGATAAGATCGCGTTTGTAACGGGCGGCTCGCGCGGCATCGGCGCCGCCATCGTGCGCCGCCTTGCCAGCCAGGGCGCCAACGTCGTCTTCACCTATCAAAGTTCCGCCGCCGAAGCACAGGCGCTGGCCGCCAAAGTGGAAGCGGCCGGCGGCAAGGCCTTGGGCGTGCAGGCCGATGCGGCCGACGCCACCGCCCTGACGGCCGCCATCGCCAAGGTGGCGGCGCAGTTTGGCCGTGTCGACATCCTCGTCAACAATGCGGGCGTGTTCCTGCCCGGCGCCATCGACGACTTTTCGCTGGAAGACTTCGACAAGACCTTGAACGTCAACGTGCGCGCCGTGTTCGTCGCCATCAAGGCGGCCGTAGCGCACATGCCAACGGGCGGGCGCATCATCAATATCGGCAGCACGAATGCGCACCGCATGCCGTTCGGCGGCGCGGCCGCCTACGCCATGAGCAAATCGGCGCTGAGCGGCCTGACGCAAGGCCTGTCGCGCGACCTGGGCCCGCGTGGCATCACCATCAATAACGTGGAACCGGGCCCCGTCGCCACGGACATGAACCCGCCGACGGGCGACTTCGCCGACCTGATGCACGGCCTGATGGCCCTGCCCCGCCACGGCACGGCCGATGAAATCGCCGGCATGGTCGCTTACCTGGCCAGCGCGGAAGCGGCGTTCGTCACGGGCGCGGGGCTGAAGATCGATGGCGGTTTTGCCGCCTGATCGAGTCCGAACATCAGCGAGCGGTGCGCCGCCACGCCGGCCATGGCGCCATCAGCCACGGCGAACGCCACGCTGCCCGCCATGCGGCCCGCGTCGCCGCAGCAAAAAACGCCGGGCACGCTGCTGGCCTTTTGCTCGTCGGTGCGCACGAACGGCCCCATGGGCCCCTCTTCCAGCACGCAGCCCAATTCGCCGGCCAGGGAACTGGCCAGGCGCGTGCGGGTCGCCACGAACAGGCCGGCCATCGCGTGGCGGCTGCCGTCGGCCGTGACTACGTCGGCCACGCCGTCGATCCGCGCCACGGGCGTGCGCACCAAAGTTACGCCGCGTGCCGCCAGTTGCGCCAGCTGCGCCGCATCGGGCTCGAACGCGCCATTGAGGAAAAAAGTGACCGTGCCCCAGTCGGGCAGCATCAGCGCATGGTGCATGGACAAGGGGCCGGTGGCCAGCACGCCGATGGCGCCCTGCTCCAGTTCATAGCCGTGGCAATACGGGCAGTGAAAGACGCTGCCGCCCCAGCGCTCGGCCAGGCCATCGACGGGCGGCAGTTCATCGATCACGCCGGTGGCCAGCACGAGGCGGCGGCCGTGCACGACATGGCCGTCCGCCAGGGTCACATCGAAGCCATCGCCATCGCTGCTGGCCGCGGCCTGCACGGCCATGCCGTCCCGCCAGGTGACGCTGGCATACGCCATCAGCTGCGCCTTGCCCTCGGCCGCGATGGCGGCCGTGCCGCTGCCGTCCTGGGTCAGGAAACCGTGGGAATGGCTGGCGTAGCGGTTGCGGCGCTGGCCGCCGTCGATCACCAGCACGCGGCGGCGGGCGCGCGCCAATTGCGTGGCGGCGGACAGGCCCGCGTAGCTGCCGCCGACGATGATGGCATCGAACGGGATGCCAGGCGATTCAGGAATGTGCATGTGGTGCTCCTTTGTGGGTGGCGTATTGTTGGCTGAAACGGTCGGCCAGGTCGGCCAGGGTGACGGCGCCAAAGCGCTGGATCAGCAGCGCCTCGGCTTCATCGAAGGCGCCGGCCAGCGACTGGTTGACAACCTGCTCGACCAAACAGCCCGGCTGATCGACACGGTTGCCCATGGCGAAGATGGTGGGCGAACCCACGGCCACGTAGATGTCTTGCAGGGTCACCTTGTGCAGGTCGCAGACGATGCGCCAGCCGCCGCCATGGCCCTTGTCCGACGCCACGTAGCCGCGCTCGCGCAGGCCAGCCATCACGCGCCGCACCAGCACGGGGTTCGTATCCAGGTAGCCGGAGAGTTCCTCGGACGTCATCGGGCGTCCCGCATGGGCCATGTGCAGCAGCACATGGAGGATCGATGATAGTTTGCTGTCGCGCCTCATGTAACTAATGATAGTACATAATCCCCACAGATGCAAACCAGTTGCAAACTCCTGCGTAAAAAAAAAGGGGTCAGACCCTCTCGGGTCTGACCCCAGCCTTTGCTTCAGGGTGTATTTTTACGCTGCTGATGTTTCCTTGCGTCTGCGTCCCCGCCACCACAGCAGCAAAGCAAGCAGCACCAGCACGCCGACGATGATGCCCGCGCGGGCCAGGCCGATCAGGTTCGACGGTGCGCCGCCATTGCGCAAGGTCGTCACCTGCTCCGCCGTCACCTTGATGGCGGGATTGCCGTACATCCGCTGCACGTAATTGCCGAGGGTGACGATCTGCTCGTCCGACAGAGTCTGGCGAAACGCGGGCATCAGGTGGCCGGCATGGCTACCCTTGCCGTCCTGGCGCTCCACGCCATCGAGTATCGCCATCACCAGGTTGTTGCTGTTGCCGCGGCCCGTCGCCGAGTTGTGGAACAGCGGCGGCAAGCTGCCGTCGAAACTGCCCTCGCCCTTCGCCTGGTGGCAGCTGGCGCACTGCGCATCGTAGAGCTGCGCACCCGACATCGTGTTCAGGTTTTGCGGCAGCGGCACGCCGCGGATGCTGCTCAACTCGTCGCCAGCCTGGCCCCATTGCGTCACCGGTTTCACGTCCGCCTTGTCGCGGATGGCAGGCACGCTCTTGATGTAGTGCGCGATGGCGTTCAAGTCCGCGTCGCTCAGGTGCTTGAGGCTATGGTCGATGGCCTCGGCCATCGGGCCTGCCGCCTGGCCCCGGTGCGCGGCGCGGCCCGTGCGCAGGTAGCCGGCCAGTTCCTGCTGGCTCCAGCCTCCCACGCCGCTGTTGACGTCCGACGTGATGTTCGGCGCATACCAGGTGCCCAGGTCGGCGCCGCCCAGCTCCTTCGACAGCTGCTCGGCCATCAGGGCGTTGCGCGGCGTGTGGCACGTGGTGCAGTGGGCCAGACCTTGCGCCAGGTAGGCGCCACGGTTCCACTCCATGCTTTTCGACGCATCGGCCACGAACGGTTTTTTATCGAGGAAGAGCAGATTCCAGCCCGCCATCGACAAACGGATATTGAACGGGAATGGCAAGTCCGTCTTTTGCGCCGGCGCCGTGTCCACTGCCGCCACGCCATGCATGAAGTAGGCGTACAGGGCGGCCGTGTCGTCATCCGTCACCTTGGCGTAGGCCGTGTAGGGCATGGCCGGGTACAGATTGGCGCCGTCGGCCCGCACGCCGTGGCGCACGGCGGCGGAAAACTGCGCCAGCGTGTAGTTGCCGATGCCATGCGTTGTCGACGGCGTGATGTTGGTGGCGACGATGGCGCCCAGCGGCGTGGCCAGGGCCAGGCCGCCCGCCATCGGCTTCCCGCCAGGCACGCTGTGGCAGGCGATGCAGTCGCCGGCCGTGGCCAGGTAGCGGCCGCGTTCGATCGCCTGCACGTCCGCGCCCGGCGCTTGCGCCGCCAGCACGGGCAAGGCCAGGGACAGCAAGGCGGCGCCGGCCGCCAGTCTGAAGATCGCCATCATGCCGTGCCTCCCTGTTGTTCGTCGAGGATATGCTTGACGGTGCGCAGGGCCACGGCCAGGCCGTTTTCCGTCGAATTGCAGGTGCCGGACGTGGGCAGCACGCCCGTGCTGCACAGGAACAGGTTGGCGTGGTCGAAAGTGCGGCCCCACTGGTCGCACACGGCCTTGGCCGGGTCGGAGCCCATCGACAGGGTGCCGCAGATGTGCTGGTTGTTGGCGAACACGCCTTCCTTGCTATGGCGCAGATTGGTGCCGCCCATCAGTTTGGCGATGCGCTCGAAATCCTGCTTCGAGCGTTCGTGTCCACGCTTCGTGTACTCGTCGATCGCGTAATGCGCCTGCGGCTTGGGAATGCCCATGGCATCCTTCTCGCTGCTGAGGGCGATGCGGTTTTCCGGATTCGGCAGCACTTCCAGCACGTTTTTCAAGCTCATTTCACGGGCCGAGCGGAAACGCAGCTGCTGTTCGAATGCATCGCCAAACACCCCCTTGCCGATCAATTCCCTGGTGGCGCCATCCACGCGCGAGATGTTCGTGAAGTCCAGGCGGTACGGCGAATGCTGGCTGCGGAAATCGCCATCGCGCATGGTATTGATGGAATTGGGGCTTTGCGGGCCCCGGCCCAGCCACAGGTCTTCATCGGCGTCGAAGGTGATCGAGGTGCTCGGGTGGTCCATCAGGTTGCGGCCCACCATGTCGCTGCTGTTGGCCAGGCCGTTCGGGTATTTGTCCGAGGCGGAAACGAGCAGCAAGCGGGGGCTTTCGATGCCGTTGGCGGCCAGGATGAAGGTCTTGGCCGTGACCCGGCGGCTCTTCTTGTCGACGTCGTAGTACAGGGCGGCCGTGATGCGGCCCTGCGCATCGTGCTCCAGCTTGTAGACGTTGGCGTTGCAGACGATCTTGACGCCCGCTGCTTCCGCCTGCAGCGCGGCGATGCCGCCATGGTATTGCGCGTCGATGGGGCAGATCGGCTGGCAGCTGTTATTGCCGCAGCAGGCCGGGCGGCCATCGTAGCTGACACTGTTGCGCGCCACCGTGTTGCCAACCACCTTGAACGACGGGTCGAGGCGCTCGCGGATGCGGCGCATGGCGTACGGTTCCGTCACGGAGTCCATTGGGAATGGCTGCTTGCGCGGCGAACCCGTGTTCTCGGCACCCGAAACGCCCATGATCTCTTCCGCTTCCTGGTAGAACGGCTCCAGGTCTTCATAGCTGATCGGCCAGTCGACGCCCACGCCATACAGGGTATGGATGCGGAAGTCGTTCGGCACGTTGCGCCACGCTTGCGCGGCCCAGTGCCACGAAGTGCCGCCGAACTGGCGGATGTATTCGGCCGGGTATGGGTACGGGCCGGCCTGCACCAGGTAGCCGTTGTCCTTCGGCTGGTAGATCGGGTGCGGCGCCGTGGCCACCGATGGATATGGCGACATCCAGTCGCTGCGGCGCGTCGTGTTGCGGAAACGGGCGACGATTTCGCCGCGCGACACGCGCGGGCCCGCTTCCAGGATCAGCACCGAGGCGCCGGCCAGCGCCAGCTTGCGCGCGGCCAGGGAACCGATGATGCCGGAGCCGATCACGAGGTAATCGGCGGAGAGTTCTTCAGCCATGATGGCTCCTTAAATTGGTTTTCTGGCCCAGCTGCCGTAGGCGCCGTAGGAATACGTGGGAGGTTTGAGCACGTCGGCGACGACGGCCGCGTTCAAGGCCTGCTCGTAGGCGACGCAGACGGCCGCCTCGCCCGTGCCCACGATGCCCAGATACCAGGCGCTGGCGATCTGGCGCGGCAAGGCCGCCAGCGGCGACTGGGCCGGGTCGAGCGCGTCGAGCGCTTCCTGCAGGCCGGCAGCCTGCAAACCCTGCGCATTGATCAGCGCCAGCAGCGCGCGCACCTTCGCGGGGAAGGCGGCGTCCTGCGCCACTAGCGCGTCATACAGGCGTGTGGCCAGCACGGGGTCGAGCACTTGCCGTCCCACCAGCATGGCCGACACGCCGAGGAAGGCGCCCTGCTCCGCATTGGCGACCGGTTCGGCCAGCGCCCAGGGAATCAGCGCCGCGGCCGAAGCCGACAGCAGGCCGGCCAGCACCATGCGGCGGCCGGGATTCAGGGGGCCGCGGCCCTCCTTATTATGTGTAGCGTCCAATTGAAGCTCCCGTGAGTTCAGCAACCGTTCAGAAAGAATGCTTGAGACCGACCATCACCACCGTCTGCCCGCCGTTCGACGACGGCGTGCCGTTTTGCGAATCGCCGACCGAGGCGACGGCGTTGACGATCGCGCCGTCCTGGCCCAGGGTCTGGCCGCGCGCCAGCTGGCGCGCTTCGATCAGATAGATCGCCGTGCGCTTGGACAGCGCGTAATTCTGTTCGAACGACAGCTGGCGGTAGCGCGCGCGATCGGCGATGCCGTTGGCGTGGCTGGCGAAGGTGTCGCTGTAGCCGGCGGACAGGAACCACTGTGGCGTCAGCTGGTAGCTCGAGATCAGGCCGGCCGTATTGAAGATGGCCGTGTCGCGGAAGGCCGAGCGGCTGCCCGCCTGGTATTGAACGTTGCTGGCATTCGCGCCCACCATCCACTTGCCCATGGTGTAGCGCGCGCTGGCGGCGATGAACGTTATGCTTTCCGCCGAGGCGTAGCCCTGGTTGAGGGCCGAGATGCCGAAGCTGCCCGATGCGTTATCGCTCCAGCCGGCGCCGTTCTGCCCATTTTTCAGTTTCAGGTAGCCGAGCGCGAATTCGGCTGGCGACGTGCTGTACTTGACGGCGGCGCTGAAGCTGCTGCCCACGGCATTGCCGTCGGCCGCTTCGCCAAAGCCGTATTGCGCGCTGGCCTGCAAGCCACGCCAGGCGGGCATGCTGTAGGTGACGGAATTGCTGATGCGCACGGTCGTGTCGAGGCCGTCGATGTCGCCCGGGTGGGCGCCGGTGGCGCCCGTCAAGACGTTGCTCGACGCCAGGGAACCCACGAGCAGGTAGTACGGCGTGTACTGGCGGCCCGCCGTCACGGTGCCGTAGGCTGCCGATTGCAAGCCCACATAGGCCTGGCGGTTGAACAGGGCGCTGGCCGAACTTTGCGCGCCTGTATCGCTTTCAAAGCCGTTTTCCAGCAGGAACAGCGCCTTCAGGTCGCCGCCCAGGTCTTCCACGCCCTGGAAACCGATCTTGCTGGCGGACAAGCTGCCGCT
Coding sequences within:
- a CDS encoding ATP-binding protein; protein product: MTQRILTAHIGSELDVVGARQRARQIAALCGFGVQDQVRIATAVSELARNVYNYAGSGKVHFAIDGQTAPQVLSIRIEDQGPGIAQLDKILAGTYRSPTGMGLGILGAQRLMDRCHIHSTPGEGTQITLHKLFPRDARLLDGSMIGTLSGSLQALPSDITLSEVQQQNRELLTTLAELKTRQDDLLQLTRELEDTNRGVVALFAELDEKADHLRRADQMKSRFLSNMSHEFRTPLSSIRALSKLLLDRIDGELSEEQEKQVMFILQSAVSLSDLVNDLLDLAKIEAGKVDVHANSFHVADLFSALRGMLRPLLVSDTLTLTFIDPDPALHIHTDEGKLSQILRNFISNALKFTEAGAIVVSATPLPEQDAIRFSVSDTGLGIDAEDVQLIFEEFSQVENHMQRKVKGTGLGLPLCRNLATLLNGTVSVESTPGHGSLFSVVLPTSYHAPEGSLPPSAPANDNGNDQRIGVLVVEDNPPVRLLYEKFLAGSEFRVVPARSVREAQERWEQQRPAAVILDILLHGETAWHWLAELKNDPLRRQVPVIVATEIDDVRKGLALGAEAYYIKPLSRQQLLATLRALIGNTHHRQEPAPPQGTTTWDNAHATG
- a CDS encoding ATP-binding response regulator, translated to MLPDNNSDALILNVDDSDGARYAKSRILKRAGFKVIEASNGGDALLRARQDRPNLILLDVKLPDINGLEVCRQLKGGAETNTILVLQTSASCIGTADKIRALDGGADNYLVEPIEADELIANVKALLRLGRVERALRDVDRRKDEFLATLAHELRNPLGPIRTALALLCKLDPVVPAVQDNARRTIGRHTDHLVRLVDDLLDVSRISQGKISLQWESVSLASVIRSALETSSHSVEARGHALDVNLPKEELWVCGDAVRLSQIVANLLLNAAKFTAPGGRIAITAVREGDNVRIRLSDNGIGIAAASIDSIFGLFEQSGHSPDRVQDGLGIGLSLVRNLVTLHGGQVSVHSPGVGLGSTFEVILPLDANLPQPAAPAPEAAAGGSQRILVVDDNCDAADTLAELLEMYGHTVRTAYTGTQATERTLEFKPDIVFLDIGLPDMSGYDVAIKMRQLPIPQQFLLVALTGYGQEHDRQAALASGFNEHFAKPVDFGKLAMLGLHIAP
- a CDS encoding metallophosphoesterase, translating into MKTRTPLLRITMILGALHALLGWLLLPALPVGLAGWLLGGAVLLASTMLMPMTIFARAVTNDGRLADRLSWAGSLCMGFFSSLFVLTVLRELLMLIPATRPHAQASAVAVLVLALLATAVGYLNARRVARVREVDVPIAGLPAALQGLTIVQLSDIHVGATIKRAYVEAIVARANGLRADIIAITGDVVDGTVAQLASHTAPLGELRARHGVFLVTGNHEYYSGAAPWVAEFRRLGLRVLMNEHTVLEHDGARLALAGVTDFNAASFDPAQKSDPQAAISGAPADIPRILLAHQPRSAPGAEAAGYDLQLSGHTHGGQFWPWNLFVPLQQPYVAGLHRQGRLWIYVSRGTGYWGPPKRIGAPAEITRLRLVAA
- a CDS encoding DUF4303 domain-containing protein, yielding MPDNYSLFYTFDGGQPARFQEARVFGTTVWTASGAAMTWGEETRTQYASIAEAQAAYLSHCDAAVAGGHTLARTMLIDPAIFDFALLRILVADAARLAFGAVRRAHPGQHIDAFALVSDDSAMTIGPAANSREALAASEYGEEMLWNPAEWAFEDGVAYFDSAYRLLLQAHRDLPFDVDFDTFRTGVFDACIAALAQLDAEGCFGAGAQRDDCVLLFEVSDSEAVEGAMERLNPPAVVARFERWMVSCAEQG
- a CDS encoding LysR family transcriptional regulator, coding for MEALNHLQSFVLSAELGSFSAAARRLGLTPAAVSKNVARLEASLGLRLFQRSTRRLTLTEGGERFLQQIGGALSTLREAIAGVAEEGGQPAGILKISMAPSFGRSYVVPLLGDFIARYPGVIPDCHFDNRQVDLIGEGFDVAIGGGIELTPGVVARELGHAHIVATASPAFMRGKAMPTHPSDLAQFDGVARRSAGSGRLRSWILRDGAGGEGVAECRPRAIFDDPEAMAQAAILGVGVALLPMPHALAHLRSGALVRLLPGWHADSGPLSVYYPSKKLLPAKTRVFVDFLLEQFRQRDFAAQMRPD
- a CDS encoding SDR family oxidoreductase, whose protein sequence is MQTQATTSTSLPLQDKIAFVTGGSRGIGAAIVRRLASQGANVVFTYQSSAAEAQALAAKVEAAGGKALGVQADAADATALTAAIAKVAAQFGRVDILVNNAGVFLPGAIDDFSLEDFDKTLNVNVRAVFVAIKAAVAHMPTGGRIINIGSTNAHRMPFGGAAAYAMSKSALSGLTQGLSRDLGPRGITINNVEPGPVATDMNPPTGDFADLMHGLMALPRHGTADEIAGMVAYLASAEAAFVTGAGLKIDGGFAA